The window AACCACAACCTATGGTCATATCAATAATTGGTCAGAGATTGAATGAAACTTCAAAAATCAATCTCTGAAAAGCCTTGATAAGAAActtaaaagagaacaaaaaattgCCTGAGAAGAAAATTTGTAGTATTGGTCAACCAAATTCTGTTCGTTACCGTATCAGTAAACAAATATTACCTCCAATATAAACTCCCACTTCATCCACTGAACAGAAGGATAAGGGAGAGAAACCACAGTCACAGGCACTAAACCATATCCAAACACGCAACAACCAAATCTATTTGAAACTAAAAAAAGTTGTTCGTATGAGCATAAAAGAACAAAATTCCATTATTCCTTTAATCTATTGTGTGAAATCCAGATCAAAGAACACATTTCATAGAAGATGGAAGACTAATGAGCGATCCATGGAAGAAGGCCTAACCTTTCTGCTCACTGGATGCATCATGGAACTCATCCTCTTCTGGCACGGGTTGCAATTCCGGATCCTTGCCTGCCGTGCCCAAGGCGGGCACTGCATTACCACCATCGATAGAGCCTGCCTCCGCAGCGTCGCTGGTCCCTTCATCAGGATAGCGCACCACCACCACAGGGCAAACACAATGATGAGCACAGTAGTCGCTGACGCTTCCAAGCCTCCCCTTGTTAGTCCTCCGCGCAGCTCCGACGCCCCTGCTCCCCATGATCACAGCACTAAGCCCGAGCCGCTCCACCTCCAAGCAAAGCCTCTCCTTCAAGTCATGGTCCTTCACGATATGGATCTTGAACGGGATCTGAGCCTGCACAAGGGGCTGGGCGAGGTCCTGGGCTTTCGCCGCCGCTAAGGCATGGAAGTCGTCCTCCAGCTTCCGCTGCGACTCCTCGGAGCCAGCGTCCTCCGCTTTCGCAGCATCGGCGGCGGAGACAGAGACGTCGATGGCGCCCCAGTCGGCGCCGTAGAGGACTGAGGTGGGCCGAACGTGGAGTAGGATTACGGCGTCGCCCGGGCGGAGGTAGTTCTGGACTGCCCACTTCACCGCGTAGGCGCTCTCGTCGCTGAGGTCGACCGCGATCGCGATCCTGCGGTGGGAGCCAGGCGAGGGGCAGGCAGCTGCGACGGAGGAGAGGAAAAAGCGAGGCGACGATGGTTGGATGGCAGCCTGAGCCACCGCGGCCGCCATCGTAGCCGCAGGTGGCGCCGTAGAGGCCTGTCGATCCGGCTCCGGTCGGGTCTGCGGGGGGTTCATCCCGTAGAAAACTAGAGTCAACTTAGTGTTCCCGAACCTTCTCtatcgagagagagagacagggagagagagagagaggagcgaagAGAAAGGGGTTTGCGAATGGATAGGTTCGAGGAAGAAGGAGAGGCGTATTAAACAAGCTGatggagtataagaataaaatggAGAAGAAAATACGAGAATTAAgaaaaattctttttttcttttattttatttatagccGAGAAAACCTTTTTCCATTTAGTCTTAGTGAGAAtaaatggaatatatatatatatatatatatatatatatataacattgacATCATTTCTCTTAATATCAATTTATATAGCAAGATTGAGATCTTATAGCAGACACCAAACTGGATGAGATGAGAGAGATGAGAGAGATGAGAGATGGACGGCTACTGAGCCCATTTACCCGCCGTTTCCATCCTGACTCTTTTTTCCCAGCAAAAGTCAACTCCCTCGCTTCAATCCTACAGCATTTTATTGAATCGAGTTGCCCCTTCAAAGGCCAAGCTCTTCACGCTCAGATTATCAAGTTTGATCTCCAAGCTAACACCAACATATCAATCAAGCTCCTCATCCTGTACCTTAAGTGCGGTTCGCTGGTTCATGCCCGCAATGTGTTTGATCGGATGCCAAGGCGAACTCTATCTGCTTATAACTACATGATTGCTGGGTACTTCAGGGAAGGCCGTTCTGAGGAGACGTTAGATCTTGTACGGAAGCTCTCGTTCTCGAGTGAAAAGCCAGATGGGTTCACCTTATCGATGGCCCTCAAACTGTCGGCGGGCTTGGCTTCGTGCAGATTTCCAAGACAGGTCCACACTCAGATTGTCAGATTAGGAATCGATTCTGATGAAGTCGTGTTTGCTGCTCTCATTGACTCGTATGTGAAGAATGGGAATCTTGGGTATGCTAGGAGTGTCTATGATGCAATGTCGGTGAGCAATCTAGTGTGTTCTACTGCGCTGATAGTTGGGTATATGAATCAGAGGGCCTTCGGTAAAGCCGAAGAGATATTTCAGAATATAACAGAGAAGGATGCGGTTGTGTTCAATGCTATGATCGAAGGGTATAGCAAAGAGTTAGATGCAGCTATAAGTTCAATTGAGGTCTACAAGATGATGCAACAGCTGAATTACCGGCCAACAATCTCTACCTTTGTAAGTGTCATCGGAGCTTGCTCTCTCTTGTCAGCTCTGGATGTTGGACAACAGATACATGGCCAAATGATCAAGATGGAAATCTTTTCTCATGTAAAATGTGGGAGTGCACTCTTAGATATGTATTCAAAATGTGGAGAAGTCGAGGACGCTCGGAAGATGTTTGACCACATGCCAGACAGGAATGTCTTTACCTGGACATCAATAATTGATGGGTATGGAAAGAATGGAATTCCAAATGAGGCTCTTAATCTTTTCTATGAAATGAAAAGCGAAAATGTTGGGCCCAATTATGCCACGTTCTTAAGTGTTTTATCAGCTTGCGGGCATGCTGGATTGGTGTCAAGTGGTCAAAAGATTTTTGAGAGCATGGAAAGGGACTATAAACTTAAACCAAGGATGGAACACTATGCCTGCATGGTAGATCTACTGGGCCGCCATGGAAATTTAAGTGATGCATATAACTTCATCCAACAGATTCCTGAGAAGCCAAATTCTGATGTGTGGACAGCTTTGCTAGGAGCATCCAGACTTCATGGAGATTTGGAGATGGCAGATGCTGCAGCAAAAGAGGTTTTTAAGCTGAGTCAAAATGGAAGGCCAGGGGCTTATATTGCTTTGTCCAACACTTTTGCAGCTGCTGAGAAATGGCAAGGTGTCAGTGAAGTAAGGGATTTGATGAAAGCAAGGGGTGTCTCCAAAGGCATTGGTCAAAGTTGGATGGAGATGGACAAAGGTCTTTGAAACTTTCTTTTTTTGCAATGCCGAAATTGATGCTAATGGAGAAGACCAATCTTTTTGACCGGAAATCAAATTCTTCTGAAGTCCTGGATGACAACTTTGGCTTGAGTTGTAACCTATTTGGATACTGATTATATATTTTGCCTGAGGGCAAGTCTCAATGAGTCCATATCCTTACAAATTTAGCACCACAGCATTTCATAGTAGCAGTGAAATCCACACTGTGGTGTTAGCGGGAGTATCGAAATTTTATCTATAGTGGAAATTGGTGACACAAATGAAATCATGCTACATACTACCTGTTTGTTCTCAGACAAGCTCTGTTTGAATCAACTCATTTTGCTATTATCTGATTAGGCAAGTGAAAAGCACTTCCTCCATGTTAACTCTTCAATTTTGTAGTTAGCTGAAGTTTTTAGCATTCTAAACGGTTCTCCTTTCAAGATTTACTCGTTCCTTGTACATGGGCAAGGCTCCAGTAGGTCTATTGCCTCTCAAATTGCTTGTTAACAGGCTGGTGGGTATATGTTCTTCCTTATGATGCAATGGCAAGTCTCCTGCAGGTGGATCATGCTTCCTCTGATCCACTGGCATCATTTTTGCAGTGAGAGCAGTCAAGGAAGACTACAGTTGGATATCTCACCACAAACAATGAGACTCTCTGACCTAAATGGCtttagaaattttatatgctaatCAAGGCGATTGCTGGAAGCAAATACTGGTACTGAGTTTTGGCAGGTGTTCTCTCAACTTCACATCTTTCTAATTTATCTATAATTCAACAAAGTGTACATGTGTATGTCTTCAGGTTCAGGTATGTCCTCTTTCTAGTTGATATTTTTTCTCATTTCTGTTTCATTTGATTAACTCGAACTGATGCTTTGGTTTTTATTTATGAGAATATTATTGCAGCTGCCCAAACCAAAGCTTCAGACATATTCTTTTCATAAAAAAGGATAAGATTACGTTAATAGGTGTTCATGCAAAAGGTAGGAGGCTGATTGCTGCTCCAAAAAATATTAGCAGTGTTTCCTTGCAAAGTTTGCGAAGTTGTGGGCAAAAAAGTTCTGTTGAGAGCATATGGAAAACTATTGGCACCAGATGCATGTGTAAAACTCGAAGAATTGTTATAAATAAGTAAAGATCCTTATAGAAAAATGGGAGATACGTAAAAGATGACTGGACTTAGTTTAGATTGGCTTTTCAGATCCAACTTCTAGATTAATAAAGACAAGAAATCAAACTTCATTAAGAAAATGAGAAGGTTACAAGGATCACCCCAATGGGGAAAAGATAGGGAAAATTTAAGATACAACTGCCCAATGTATGACGGAACATTGGGTTTTTTTCTACATCTATTACTATCACACCCTTAAAATTTTTCGTTTTCACTGCAGGAGTGATCTCTTCCTAAACAACATGGAAAAATACAAAAGCCATATATGCATTTTAcacatggatgatgatgatgatattatgGAGACATCAAATGAAGAAGAGGCGCAACCAAATTCCTCAGATGCAAACAAGAGAGACCATCAAGGTTCTGGTCAAACTACCAGTAAGTCTTCAAATTTGCAGTTAGAAAGCCCATCTGCATAACTGCAATTATGATGCCCAGGAAGAATTTCTTGGTGCACATCATCTGTATCATCTTGCAGCGACGGTGGTGCACCACCATCTTTTGTATGTTCTTTTTTCGGGATTGACAAGCTTTAGTAATGCTGTCTTTGTATCCCTTAGTCGCATCTTGTAATCCTTCTTCCATGAAGCAAAATGAGATTTAAGATTTCGGAGCTCTTCATAAGGGTTTATGGCTCCTGATTTCACCTCAATGAGTAAGCCAGCATCAGTATCGAAAACTTGCCTTTGCTGATCAAACTCCTTTATCAGTTGGATAACTGCATTACACGCCGTATCATTGTTTCTTACTTGCATGGCATCAGATGCATTAGGCAGTTTAGCTAGTGTGCCTTCTGGTGTTTGAGCACCAACAGATTCATCATCTTCAGCTTCATAGTAGTGATTAGTTTGTGATGCATCTGGCCATCCAGGTTGTTTTGTCATTTCTTCAGGAACAATGCTCTTTCTTCCAGCAGTAAAACTCATCTGCAGTAAACCAATGATCTTTTCAGCTGATGTGTCAAAAAAATACAGACATGCTTTTGAGAGAATGAAACTTAACACTGTTGTTTTCAATATCGAAAAAATGTTATACCTATGACTCTATGAGAATGGAATGATCAATATGCCTACTTGACCTTTTATATGATATCATGGATTCTCATGATCTGTAACTATGTCCAACAGACAAGCAAAATAATTGTGCATAATATCTAGGAAATGTTAGTTTAGAACCTTCATGGCATACAATCT of the Musa acuminata AAA Group cultivar baxijiao chromosome BXJ2-10, Cavendish_Baxijiao_AAA, whole genome shotgun sequence genome contains:
- the LOC135624532 gene encoding pentatricopeptide repeat-containing protein At1g28690, mitochondrial-like encodes the protein MREMREMRDGRLLSPFTRRFHPDSFFPAKVNSLASILQHFIESSCPFKGQALHAQIIKFDLQANTNISIKLLILYLKCGSLVHARNVFDRMPRRTLSAYNYMIAGYFREGRSEETLDLVRKLSFSSEKPDGFTLSMALKLSAGLASCRFPRQVHTQIVRLGIDSDEVVFAALIDSYVKNGNLGYARSVYDAMSVSNLVCSTALIVGYMNQRAFGKAEEIFQNITEKDAVVFNAMIEGYSKELDAAISSIEVYKMMQQLNYRPTISTFVSVIGACSLLSALDVGQQIHGQMIKMEIFSHVKCGSALLDMYSKCGEVEDARKMFDHMPDRNVFTWTSIIDGYGKNGIPNEALNLFYEMKSENVGPNYATFLSVLSACGHAGLVSSGQKIFESMERDYKLKPRMEHYACMVDLLGRHGNLSDAYNFIQQIPEKPNSDVWTALLGASRLHGDLEMADAAAKEVFKLSQNGRPGAYIALSNTFAAAEKWQGVSEVRDLMKARGVSKGIGQSWMEMDKGL
- the LOC135582302 gene encoding universal stress protein PHOS32-like isoform X2 — its product is MNPPQTRPEPDRQASTAPPAATMAAAVAQAAIQPSSPRFFLSSVAAACPSPGSHRRIAIAVDLSDESAYAVKWAVQNYLRPGDAVILLHVRPTSVLYGADWGAIDVSVSAADAAKAEDAGSEESQRKLEDDFHALAAAKAQDLAQPLVQAQIPFKIHIVKDHDLKERLCLEVERLGLSAVIMGSRGVGAARRTNKGRLGSVSDYCAHHCVCPVVVVRYPDEGTSDAAEAGSIDGGNAVPALGTAGKDPELQPVPEEDEFHDASSEQKD
- the LOC135582302 gene encoding universal stress protein PHOS32-like isoform X1; the protein is MNPPQTRPEPDRQASTAPPAATMAAAVAQAAIQPSSPRFFLSSVAAACPSPGSHRRIAIAVDLSDESAYAVKWAVQNYLRPGDAVILLHVRPTSVLYGADWGAIDVSVSAADAAKAEDAGSEESQRKLEDDFHALAAAKAQDLAQPLVQAQIPFKIHIVKDHDLKERLCLEVERLGLSAVIMGSRGVGAARRTNKGRLGSVSDYCAHHCVCPVVVVRYPDEGTSDAAEAGSIDGGNAVPALGTAGKDPELQPVPEEDEFHDASSEQKGGASVGEKEEKMVLKLDI